Proteins encoded within one genomic window of Gemmobacter sp.:
- the pgeF gene encoding peptidoglycan editing factor PgeF produces the protein MTATAALEILTARALHPVRHGFFTRKGGASSGIFAGLNCGQGSSDMAEMVAINRARVAEAMEADGQALVTLNQVHSADVVVLDAPTQARPRADAMVTTTPGIVLGILTADCQPVLFADQTAGVIGAAHAGWRGTLDGVLEATLEAMERLGARRANIAAVIGPTISQSAYEVGQEFLDRFMAEDTALSRFFINGQGGRYMFDLPGYGLYRLREAGAGHAEWTGHCTYRDEGRFYSFRRTTHRAEADYGRLISTIRL, from the coding sequence GTGACCGCGACCGCCGCCCTAGAAATCCTGACCGCCCGCGCCCTGCATCCTGTCCGGCACGGGTTCTTCACCCGCAAGGGGGGGGCCTCGTCGGGCATCTTCGCCGGGCTGAACTGCGGGCAGGGATCGTCCGACATGGCAGAGATGGTCGCGATCAACCGCGCCCGCGTGGCCGAGGCGATGGAGGCCGATGGTCAGGCGCTGGTCACCCTGAACCAGGTGCATTCCGCCGATGTGGTGGTGCTGGATGCCCCGACCCAGGCCCGCCCCCGCGCCGATGCCATGGTAACGACCACCCCCGGCATCGTGCTGGGCATCCTGACCGCCGATTGCCAGCCCGTGCTGTTCGCCGACCAGACCGCCGGGGTGATCGGCGCCGCCCATGCCGGCTGGCGCGGCACGCTGGATGGCGTGCTGGAGGCGACGCTGGAGGCGATGGAACGTCTTGGCGCACGGCGCGCCAACATTGCCGCCGTCATCGGCCCCACCATCAGCCAGTCGGCCTATGAGGTCGGGCAGGAATTCCTGGACCGTTTCATGGCCGAAGACACCGCCCTGTCGCGGTTCTTCATCAACGGCCAGGGCGGGCGCTACATGTTCGATCTGCCCGGCTACGGCCTCTATCGCCTGCGCGAGGCGGGGGCCGGTCATGCCGAATGGACCGGCCACTGCACCTACCGGGACGAGGGGCGATTCTATTCCTTCCGCCGCACCACCCACCGGGCCGAGGCAGATTACGGGCGGCTGATCTCGACCATCCGGTTGTGA
- a CDS encoding Lrp/AsnC family transcriptional regulator, translating into MAGAKLDPIDRHILAELQADGRMTNVELAKRVGISAPPCLRRVRTLEEQGYIRGYHANIDARELGFEVEVFAMVRLSSQAEADLSTFEARCRAWPLVRECHMLNGEIDFILKCVAPDLSTFQNFLTGELLKAAHVSNVKTSLVIRCAKDDPGVPFDVLEDRIARQA; encoded by the coding sequence ATGGCAGGCGCGAAACTCGACCCGATCGACCGGCATATCCTGGCCGAGTTGCAGGCCGACGGGCGCATGACCAATGTGGAACTGGCCAAGCGCGTGGGCATTTCCGCGCCGCCCTGCCTGCGCCGGGTGCGCACGCTGGAGGAACAGGGCTATATCCGGGGCTATCACGCCAATATCGACGCCCGCGAACTGGGGTTCGAGGTTGAGGTGTTCGCCATGGTCCGGCTTTCCAGCCAGGCCGAGGCGGATCTTTCCACCTTTGAGGCGCGCTGCCGGGCCTGGCCGCTGGTTCGCGAATGCCACATGCTGAACGGCGAGATCGACTTCATCCTGAAATGCGTGGCGCCCGATCTGTCGACCTTCCAGAACTTCCTGACCGGGGAATTGCTGAAGGCTGCGCATGTGTCCAACGTCAAGACCAGCCTGGTGATCCGCTGTGCCAAGGATGATCCGGGCGTGCCGTTCGACGTGCTGGAAGACCGGATCGCGCGCCAGGCCTGA